One window from the genome of Sesamum indicum cultivar Zhongzhi No. 13 linkage group LG15, S_indicum_v1.0, whole genome shotgun sequence encodes:
- the LOC105178311 gene encoding brassinosteroid LRR receptor kinase-like, whose product MMKIFQSLKMKTDNNLFHHPLYSAKFFLLYYCHNLRLTIPVIFFFFFLFMSLTAPQVSSAAAEENGIVGDSQQLISFKNSLSNPNELISWQPTISPCNFHGVSCKNSRVSSIDLSNYHLNADLSKVASFLLPLQNLESLVLKNANISGPISSVSRLSCTALLKSLDLSENAISGPVTDIPALGVCSGLVSLNLSKNSMDPFVKGGGRPSGLSSSLQVLDLSYNNISGENVVSWLLSSAFSGLQYLSLKGNKVSGVFPEFNFKNLSYLDLSMNNISTNFPKFSDCSSLQHLDLSSNKFFGDVGNSLSTCGKLSFLNLTNNQLTGGVPNLPSGSIQFLYLQQNDFQGVFPPSLSDFCTTLVELDLSFNNLTGSLPESLASCSALELLDISVNNFSGELPVDTLLKLSNLKTLRLSFNSFVGGLSDSLSKLVALETLDVSSNNISGLIPSGLCQEPRNSLKVLYLQNNMFTGPIPESLSNCSNLESLDLSFNYLTGTIPPSLGSMSKLRDVIMWLNQLHGEIPQEIMYLKNLENLILDFNDLTGSIPASLSNCSNLNWISLSNNQLSGEIPASLGQLANLAILKLGNNSLSGSIPEELGDCRSLIWLDLNSNFLNGTIPPALFKQSGNIAVALLTGKSYVYIKNDGSKQCHGAGNLLEFVGIRQEQLNRISTRHPCNFTRVYRGITQPTFNHNGSMIFLDLSYNKLEGSIPKELGSMFYLSILNMGHNDLSGPIPQELGGLKSVAILDLSYNRLNGTIPQSLTGLTLLGDIDLSNNNLSGMIPESNPFDTFPDYRFANNSGLCGYPLPPCGSALGTGSGQHPKSHRKQASLAGSVAMGLLFSLFCIFGLIIVAVETKKRRKKKEAALEAYMENHSNSATAQSNWKLSARDALSINLATFEKPLRKLTFADLLEATNGFHSDSLIGSGGFGDVYKAQLKDGSIVAIKKLIHVSGQGDREFTAEMETIGKIKHRNLVPLLGYCKVGEERLLVYEYMKYGSLEDVLHDRKKIGIKLNWAARRKIAIGAARGLAFLHHNCIPHIIHRDMKSSNVLLDENLEARVSDFGMARLMSAMDTHLSVSTLAGTPGYVPPEYYQSFRCSTKGDVYSYGVVLLELLTGKQPTDSPDFGDNNLVGWVKQHAKTRISDVFDPELIKEDPSLEIELLQHLKVACACLDDRPWKRPTMIQVMAMFKEIQAGSGLDSASSIAIEDGGFEGVEMSIKEGNELCKHL is encoded by the coding sequence atgatgaaaattttccaGTCTTTGAAGATGAAAACCGATAACAATCTCTTCCACCACCCTTTATACTCTGCCAAGTTTTTCTTGCTCTATTACTGTCACAATCTTCGGCTCACTATACCTgtaatcttcttcttcttcttcttgttcatGTCTCTTACAGCCCCACAAGTTTCCTCCGCCGCCGCCGAGGAGAATGGCATCGTCGGAGACTCTCAGCAGCTTATTTCCTTCAAGAACTCACTCTCCAACCCCAATGAACTCATCAGCTGGCAGCCCACCATTTCTCCCTGCAATTTCCATGGCGTCTCCTGTAAGAACTCCAGGGTTTCCTCCATTGACCTCTCCAATTATCATCTCAACGCCGACCTGTCGAAAGTCGCGAGCTTTTTGCTTCCTCTCCAGAACTTGGAGTCCCTTGTGCTGAAAAACGCAAACATATCCGGCCCAATCTCTTCTGTTTCAAGATTGTCTTGCACTGCTCTCTTGAAATCGTTAGATCTATCTGAGAATGCGATTTCCGGGCCTGTGACTGATATTCCAGCACTTGGAGTTTGCTCCGGTTTGGTTTCTCTCAACCTTTCCAAGAATTCAATGGACCCTTTTGTTAAGGGAGGTGGAAGACCCTCTGGGCTGTCTTCGTCCTTACAAGTTCTTGATCTTTCTTACAACAATATTTCTGGTGAGAACGTTGTTTCTTGGCTTCTGTCCAGTGCGTTTTCAGGGCTGCAGTATTTGAGCCTGAAGGGTAACAAAGTTTCCGGGGTTTTCCCTGAATTCAACTTCAAGAATTTGTCGTATTTGGATCTTTCCATGAACAATATCTCGACCAATTTCCCCAAATTCAGCGACTGCTCCAGCTTGCAACACTTGGACTTGTCTTccaacaaattctttggtgATGTTGGGAACTCACTTTCCACATGTGGGAAGCTGAGTTTCCTTAATCTCACCAACAATCAGCTAACAGGCGGAGTTCCAAACCTGCCAAGTGGGAGCATACAGTTTCTGTATCTCCAACAAAACGATTTCCAGGGCGTTTTCCCTCCTAGTCTGTCTGATTTCTGCACAACCCTTGTGGAGTTGGATCTTTCCTTCAATAATTTGACAGGTTCTCTGCCTGAAAGCCTGGCTTCTTGCTCTGCCCTGGAGCTTCTTGATATCTCCGTCAACAATTTCTCTGGTGAGTTGCCTGTCGACACCCTTTTGAAATTGAGCAATTTGAAGACTTTGAGGTTGTCTTTCAATAGTTTTGTGGGTGGTTTGTCTGATTCTTTGTCAAAGTTGGTGGCTTTGGAGACTTTAGATGTGAGTTCCAATAATATCTCCGGCCTGATTCCTTCTGGGCTCTGCCAAGAACCTAGGAACAGCTTGAAAGTGTTGTACCTTCAGAACAATATGTTCACAGGCCCAATACCAGAAAGCCTGAGTAATTGTTCGAATTTGGAGTCACTTGATCTCAGTTTCAATTACTTGACTGGAACAATCCCGCCTAGCTTGGGTTCCATGTCCAAGCTGAGGGATGTCATCATGTGGTTGAATCAACTCCATGGTGAAATCCCACAAGAGATTATGTACTTGAAGAATTTGGAGAActtgattcttgatttcaaCGACTTGACCGGATCGATACCAGCTAGTCTTAGCAACTGTTCTAATTTGAATTGGATTTCTTTGTCGAATAATCAGTTGAGTGGGGAAATACCAGCGTCGTTGGGCCAGTTAGCCAATCTAGCTATTCTGAAGCTTGGGAATAACTCTTTGTCTGGGAGTATTCCGGAAGAGTTAGGGGATTGCCGCAGCTTGATTTGGTTGGATCTCAACAGTAATTTCCTGAATGGGACGATCCCACCGGCTCTGTTCAAGCAATCTGGCAACATCGCTGTTGCGTTGCTTACTGGGAAGAGCTATGTGTATATCAAGAATGATGGCAGCAAGCAGTGCCATGGAGCTGGGAATTTGCTCGAGTTTGTGGGCATTAGACAGGAACAGTTGAACAGAATTTCGACCAGGCATCCATGCAATTTCACTAGAGTTTACAGAGGAATCACTCAGCCAACCTTCAATCACAACGGGTCAATGATCTTTCTCGACCTTTCTTACAATAAGTTGGAAGGTAGCATCCCGAAGGAGCTCGGTTCCATGTTCTACTTGTCTATACTTAATATGGGACACAATGATCTCTCTGGTCCAATTCCCCAAGAGCTGGGGGGATTGAAGAGTGTTGCAATCCTTGATTTGTCCTATAATAGGTTGAACGGGACGATTCCACAGTCATTGACGGGCCTTACGTTGCTAGGAGATATTGATCTCTCGAACAATAATCTCTCAGGAATGATTCCAGAATCGAACCCATTTGATACGTTTCCTGATTACAGATTTGCAAATAATTCCGGCCTTTGTGGATACCCCCTTCCGCCTTGTGGCTCCGCATTAGGCACCGGAAGCGGCCAGCATCCAAAGTCCCATCGGAAACAAGCATCACTGGCAGGTAGTGTGGCAATGGGGTTGTTGTTTTCACTCTTCTGCATATTTGGTTTGATTATTGTTGCTGTTGAAACAAAGAAGAGGCGGAAGAAGAAAGAGGCTGCTCTTGAGGCCTATATGGAGAATCACTCCAACTCGGCAACGGCACAAAGCAACTGGAAGCTTAGCGCTCGTGATGCGTTGAGCATTAACCTTGCGACCTTCGAAAAGCCTCTAAGGAAGCTCACTTTTGCTGATCTTCTTGAAGCTACAAACGGCTTCCACAGCGACAGCCTTATAGGCTCTGGTGGTTTTGGCGATGTGTACAAAGCGCAGTTGAAGGATGGAAGCATCGTAGCCATCAAGAAATTGATACATGTGAGTGGTCAAGGCGATCGAGAATTCACTGCCGAAATGGAAACAATCGGGAAGATCAAGCATCGGAACCTTGTTCCCTTGTTGGGCTATTGTAAAGTGGGCGAGGAACGGCTCTTGGTCTACGAGTACATGAAGTACGGAAGTCTAGAAGATGTTCTGCACGACAGGAAAAAAATTGGGATCAAGCTAAACTGGGCGGCTAGGCGGAAGATTGCGATTGGAGCAGCTAGAGGATTAGCATTCCTTCATCACAATTGCATTCCTCATATCATTCACAGGGACATGAAATCTAGCAACGTTCTACTCGACGAGAATTTGGAGGCGAGGGTCTCCGATTTCGGAATGGCAAGGCTAATGAGTGCAATGGACACTCACTTAAGTGTCAGCACATTGGCTGGAACCCCCGGATACGTCCCTCCAGAGTACTACCAGAGCTTCAGATGTTCAACAAAAGGCGACGTCTACAGCTATGGTGTAGTTTTGCTAGAGCTGCTCACCGGGAAGCAGCCGACCGACTCCCCCGATTTCGGGGACAACAATCTAGTCGGGTGGGTGAAACAGCACGCCAAGACGAGAATAAGCGATGTCTTCGACCCAGAGTTGATAAAAGAGGATCCAAGCTTAGAGATCGAGCTTCTGCAACACTTGAAAGTAGCGTGCGCTTGCTTGGACGACCGGCCGTGGAAGCGTCCCACAATGATCCAAGTCATGGCGATGTTCAAAGAGATTCAGGCGGGATCCGGGCTCGACTCCGCTTCGTCAATCGCCATCGAGGACGGCGGTTTCGAAGGGGTGGAAATGAGCATAAAGGAAGGCAACGAGCTGTGCAAGCATTTGTGA